A DNA window from Vigna angularis cultivar LongXiaoDou No.4 chromosome 1, ASM1680809v1, whole genome shotgun sequence contains the following coding sequences:
- the LOC108344832 gene encoding probable cyclic nucleotide-gated ion channel 5 — protein MMFDCGRKSEYMGGQRENFLRLEALDSTLSSSSDAGVIKSGFSIDKLGHGGHGSSTTSRSFKRGMRRGSEGLKSIGRSLGLGVSRAVFPEDLKVSEKKIFDPQDKFLLLWNKLFVTSCILAVSIDPLFFYLPVINNSFHCLGIDRKLATIVTTLRTVIDAFYLMHMALQFRTAYIAPSSRVFGRGELVIDSAQIAKRYLQRYFIIDFLSVLPIPQIVVWRFLLRSKGSDVLATKQALLFIILFQYVPRFLRMVPLTSELKRTAGVFAETAWAGAACYLLLYMLASHIVGAFWYLLAIERNDSCWQKACSDTGNLCDKNFLYCGNQLMKGYSAWNNRSQDILNSACSAEGDPAPFDYGIFAQVLTSGIISSKKFISKYCYCLWWGLQNLSTLGQGLQTSTYPGEVIFSIALAISGLILFALLIGNMQTYLQSLTIRLEEMRVKRRDSEQWMHHRLLPQELRERVRRYDQYKWLATRGVDEENLVQSLPKDLRRDIKRHLCLALVRRVPLFESMDERLLDAICERLKPCLFTEHTYIVREGDPVDEMLFIIRGRLESVTTDGGRSGFFNRSFLKEADFCGEELLTWALDPKSGSNLPSSTRTVKALMEVEAFALTADELKFVASQFRRLHSRQVQHTFRFYSQQWRTWAACFIQAAWRRYSKKKLMKLRQKEEDADESEGSHETGGGNSYSFGAALLASKFAAHTLRGVHRNRLAKTARELVKLQKPPEPDFSADDAD, from the exons GTTGGAGGCCCTGGATTCTACACTATCTTCATCTTCTGATGCTGGAGTTATAAAATCTGGATTTAGTATTGATAAATTAGGCCATGGTGGTCATGGAAGCAGCACGACTTCAAGGTCTTTTAAAAGGGGTATGAGAAGGGGATCTGAAGGGTTGAAATCAATTGGGCGATCGCTTGGATTGGGAGTATCTAGGGCAGTGTTCCCAGAAGATCTTAAAGTGTCTGAAAAGAAGATATTTGACCCTCAAGACAAATTCCTGCTTTTATGGAATAAACTCTTTGTTACCTCGTGCATTTTGGCTGTGTCTATAGATCCACTGTTTTTTTATCTCCCAGTCATTAATAATTCATTTCACTGTCTTGGCATAGACCGAAAATTGGCAACAATAGTTACAACATTAAGGACAGTGATTGATGCTTTCTATCTTATGCACATGGCACTCCAATTTCGTACTGCTTATATTGCTCCAtcttctcgtgtctttgggcgGGGTGAGCTTGTGATAGATTCGGCACAGATAGCCAAACGATACTTGCAGCGGTATTTCATCATTGATTTCCTATCAGTGTTGCCTATACCACAG ATTGTGGTTTGGAGATTTCTTCTAAGGTCAAAAGGTTCAGATGTGCTAGCAACAAAGCAGGCCTTGCTATTCATTATCTTGTTTCAGTATGTTCCTAGATTTCTCCGAATGGTACCATTGACTTCAGAGCTTAAGAGAACAGCCGGTGTCTTTGCTGAAACTGCATGGGCAGGTGCTGCATGTTATTTGCTGCTGTACATGCTTGCCAGTCAT ATAGTTGGTGCATTTTGGTACTTGTTAGCTATTGAACGCAATGACTCATGCTGGCAGAAAGCTTGCAGTGACACTGGCAATTTGTGCGATAAAAATTTCCTTTATTGTGGGAACCAGCTCATGAAAGGTTATAGTGCTTGGAATAATAGAAGTCAAGACATTCTAAATTCAGCATGCTCTGCAGAAGGTGATCCTGCACCTTTTGATTATGGAATTTTCGCGCAAGTCTTGACTTCTGGAATAATTTCATCTAAGAAATTCATCTCTAAATACTGTTACTGTTTATGGTGGGGGCTCCAGAATTTGAg TACACTTGGCCAGGGGCTTCAAACTAGCACCTATCCTGGGGAGGTTATCTTTTCAATAGCACTAGCTATTTCTGGTCTCATCCTCTTTGCACTTCTGATTGGCAACATGCAG ACATATCTTCAGTCTCTCACAATTAGGCTCGAAGAAATGAGAGTTAAAAGGCGTGATTCAGAACAGTGGATGCATCATCGTTTACTCCCACAAGAGCTTAGAGAGCGTGTGAGACGGTATGATCAATATAAGTGGCTGGCAACGCGTGGTgtagatgaagaaaatttagtTCAGAGTCTACCAAAGGATCTTCGAAGAGATATTAAGCGTCATCTCTGTTTGGCCTTAGTGAGGAGG GTTCCACTATTTGAGAGTATGGATGAGAGATTGCTTGATGCCATCTGTGAGAGACTGAAACCATGTTTATTTACAGAGCATACTTACATCGTTCGGGAAGGAGATCCAGTTGATGAGATGCTTTTCATCATACGTGGTCGCCTTGAGAGTGTTACCACAGATGGTGGGAGGAGTGGATTTTTCAACCGCAGTTTTCTAAAGGAAGCGGACTTCTGTGGGGAGGAGCTATTAACCTGGGCCCTGGATCCCAAATCTGGTTCTAATCTCCCATCTTCCACTAGAACAGTTAAAGCATTAATGGAGGTTGAGGCTTTTGCCTTAACAGCCGATGAGTTAAAATTTGTTGCCAGTCAATTTAGACGCCTTCACAGCAGACAGGTTCAACACACTTTCCGATTTTACTCCCAGCAGTGGAGGACTTGGGCTGCATGCTTTATTCAAGCAGCATGGCGTCGGTATTCTAAAAAGAAACTCATGAAGCTTCGTCAAAAGGAAGAAGATGCTGATGAATCAGAGGGAAGTCACGAAACTGGTGGTGGTAATTCCTACAGCTTTGGTGCTGCCCTGTTAGCCTCTAAGTTTGCTGCGCACACTCTTCGTGGCGTTCATCGTAATCGACTTGCTAAGACTGCCAGGGAGTTGGTGAAACTACAGAAACCCCCAGAGCCTGATTTCTCTGCAGATGACGCTGACTAA